In one Myxocyprinus asiaticus isolate MX2 ecotype Aquarium Trade chromosome 1, UBuf_Myxa_2, whole genome shotgun sequence genomic region, the following are encoded:
- the LOC127440216 gene encoding relaxin-3 receptor 1-like — protein sequence MDDIQNNSGAWNKSLIDQHKFSNLEDIDVTADGSLVLRIIISVVYSVVCAVGLVGNLLVFFLMTIRQGRKKSTINFFVINLAVTDFQFVLTLPFWAVDTALDFSWPFGNAMCKIILSVTVMNMYASVFFLTAMSITRYWSVASALKIPSRKRSVTVKWTCAVLWFLATIATAPTSIFSTVTVVADENLCLLKFPDGNDWLAFSHLQKIVIAFILPMFILSICYLLLLRFIRQRGVQMRQSKVTKSVTVVVLSFFICWMPNHAITLWGVLVKLNAVHWDKTYYMVHTYVFPLTVCLAHTNSCLNPILYCLMRREFRKMLHGLLWRISSPAFSKAGKLHGYSAGIIQNQDEAHIGMNLNVIDNQGQQSIHPTSLLACCPRQDAAPGGCPCRPCVNPPLHPTIPVPDKTY from the coding sequence ATGGAtgatattcagaacaacagcGGAGCTTGGAACAAAAGTTTAATCGATCAACACAAGTTCAGTAATCTGGAAGATATCGATGTGACCGCTGATGGCAGCCTTGTCCTAAGGATTATCATCTCAGTGGTTTACTCCGTGGTGTGCGCGGTGGGTCTGGTGGGaaatcttttggtgtttttcctcATGACGATAAGACAAGGGCGAAAGAAATCCACCATTAATTTCTTTGTCATCAATTTAGCTGTTACTGACTTCCAGTTCGTTCTGACTTTGCCTTTCTGGGCAGTAGATACTGCGCTGGATTTCAGCTGGCCGTTTGGAAACGCCATGTGCAAGATCATTTTATCGGTCACTGTGATGAACATGTATGCCAGCGTGTTTTTCCTCACGGCAATGAGCATAACGCGCTACTGGTCTGTTGCATCCGCCTTAAAAATCCCTTCTCGTAAGAGGTCTGTTACGGTGAAATGGACCTGTGCTGTATTGTGGTTCCTGGCGACAATAGCCACAGCTCCAACTTCCATTTTTTCCACGGTGACAGTGGTTGCAGATGAAAATCTGTGTCTCCTTAAGTTTCCAGATGGCAACGATTGGCTCGCCTTTTCTCACCTGCAGAAAATTGTGATTGCATTTATCTTGCCGATGTTCATTCTCTCAATATGCTATCTTCTACTACTGAGGTTTATCCGCCAAAGGGGCGTTCAAATGAGGCAATCTAAAGTCACCAAGTCTGTAACGGTGGTAGTCCTCTCCTTTTTCATTTGCTGGATGCCAAACCATGCCATCACCCTCTGGGGCGTCCTGGTTAAACTGAACGCGGTGCACTGGGACAAAACATATTACATGGTGCATACTTACGTTTTCCCATTGACTGTTTGTCTAGCCCATACAAATAGCTGTTTAAACCcaattttgtattgtctaatgcGGAGAGAGTTTAGAAAAATGCTGCATGGTTTATTATGGCGCATTTCCTCCCCTGCGTTCTCTAAAGCTGGAAAATTGCATGGATACAGTGCTGGCATCATTCAAAACCAGGATGAGGCACACATTGGAATGAATTTAAACGTGATTGACAATCAGGGTCAACAATCCATACATCCGACCAGTTTGTTGGCGTGCTGCCCCCGGCAAGACGCCGCCCCgggcggctgcccatgtcgcccatgcgtAAATCCACCACTGCATCCGACTATTCCAGTACCAGATAAAACATACTGA